Proteins co-encoded in one Vibrio sp. SNU_ST1 genomic window:
- a CDS encoding DUF1496 domain-containing protein, translated as MKGESVIEINRQILKGFVIVTSVFFSVSASANKIISTPTKAVVVTQNGSQQRVCYYNDKAYSVGAVVEVSGVVIKCAAENSFETNGSLGWVEIIKKDEQ; from the coding sequence ATGAAAGGCGAATCTGTGATTGAAATAAATCGTCAAATTCTAAAAGGTTTTGTGATTGTAACTTCTGTATTTTTTTCAGTATCAGCGAGTGCTAATAAAATAATATCAACGCCCACTAAGGCTGTAGTCGTCACTCAGAACGGTTCACAGCAACGCGTTTGTTATTACAATGATAAGGCATACAGTGTCGGTGCTGTCGTTGAGGTGTCTGGCGTTGTGATTAAATGTGCGGCCGAAAACAGCTTTGAGACTAATGGTTCACTGGGTTGGGTTGAAATAATAAAAAAAGACGAGCAATAA
- a CDS encoding YfcZ/YiiS family protein: MSQDIGNNDVCEACGCAGEIGFIIKEGDDVAEVTVYGNSKALIETEFAKYVELAKQVSSNVEFEASELTEESTELNARFKFEVSAEKIIFELKTRSLAR; encoded by the coding sequence ATGAGCCAAGATATTGGTAACAATGATGTATGTGAGGCTTGCGGCTGCGCAGGCGAAATCGGCTTCATCATTAAAGAAGGCGACGATGTTGCTGAAGTAACGGTTTACGGTAACTCTAAAGCACTCATTGAAACTGAGTTTGCTAAGTACGTTGAGCTTGCTAAACAAGTGTCTAGCAACGTTGAATTTGAAGCATCAGAATTGACAGAAGAAAGCACAGAATTAAATGCTCGCTTTAAGTTTGAAGTCAGTGCTGAGAAGATTATTTTCGAGCTGAAAACTCGCTCGCTAGCACGCTAA
- a CDS encoding TetR/AcrR family transcriptional regulator has translation MPKRSKEDTEITIQKIMDAVVDQLLRLGYDKMSYTTLSQQTGVSRTGISHHFPKKTDFTAALDGRIFKMFMEHIDFENGLDAFSASWVAALEDAEFLAILRLLFHHIVTAENAHEFAANGIDRLYKLTETQFGDTSGKELEWLIGKSLIHMSQ, from the coding sequence ATGCCAAAGCGTAGTAAAGAAGATACAGAAATCACGATCCAGAAGATCATGGATGCCGTTGTAGACCAGTTACTGAGATTGGGTTACGACAAAATGTCATACACGACGTTGAGTCAACAAACAGGCGTTTCTCGTACAGGTATAAGTCATCACTTTCCAAAGAAAACGGATTTTACTGCTGCTCTAGACGGCCGTATTTTCAAGATGTTCATGGAACACATTGACTTTGAAAATGGCCTTGATGCATTTTCGGCTAGCTGGGTTGCAGCACTTGAAGATGCTGAGTTCCTAGCGATCTTACGTTTACTTTTCCATCATATCGTTACTGCTGAGAATGCACATGAGTTCGCGGCAAACGGTATCGACCGCTTGTACAAGCTAACTGAAACTCAGTTTGGTGATACTAGTGGTAAAGAATTAGAGTGGTTGATTGGTAAATCATTGATTCATATGAGCCAATAA
- a CDS encoding heme ABC transporter ATP-binding protein, protein MFPSALKATGIEVKFGSKVILDRVSIEIEAGKVTTLLGPNGAGKSTLLKALCQEISSTGDIQYFGHTKDKWPSQKLAKHLAMLPQHSTLTFPFLAHEVVELGGIPLQESNKKLTSIANQKMDVADVSHLSKRLYPSLSGGEKQRVHLARVLTQLHYSGDQCILMLDEPTSALDLAHQHNTLKIARELADNHNAAVIVVLHDLNLAAQYSDRLVVLKEGNLVCDGSPWEALKPSMIEDVYGYTSIVEKHPTMNFPQVHSAQ, encoded by the coding sequence ATGTTTCCTTCAGCGTTAAAAGCGACCGGCATCGAAGTAAAGTTCGGCAGTAAAGTGATATTAGACCGCGTTTCTATTGAAATTGAAGCGGGAAAGGTAACCACACTGCTTGGGCCAAATGGCGCAGGGAAAAGCACGTTACTTAAAGCTTTGTGCCAAGAGATATCAAGCACGGGTGATATTCAGTACTTTGGACATACCAAAGATAAGTGGCCCTCTCAAAAACTGGCAAAGCACTTGGCTATGCTTCCTCAGCACAGTACGTTGACCTTCCCTTTTCTGGCACACGAAGTTGTCGAGCTTGGTGGTATCCCGTTGCAAGAGTCCAACAAGAAGCTCACTAGCATAGCGAACCAGAAAATGGATGTTGCCGATGTGTCTCACCTGAGTAAAAGACTCTACCCTTCTCTATCTGGTGGTGAAAAACAGCGTGTTCACTTGGCTCGAGTACTAACCCAGCTTCACTATTCTGGTGACCAATGTATCTTGATGCTTGATGAACCCACATCAGCACTGGATCTTGCCCATCAGCACAACACGTTAAAGATCGCGAGAGAGTTAGCCGACAACCACAACGCAGCGGTTATCGTCGTTTTGCATGACTTAAACCTAGCCGCTCAATACTCAGATCGATTGGTAGTTTTGAAAGAGGGAAACTTAGTTTGCGATGGCAGTCCTTGGGAAGCACTTAAGCCTTCGATGATTGAAGATGTGTACGGCTATACAAGCATTGTCGAAAAACACCCAACGATGAACTTCCCTCAGGTTCATTCCGCACAATAA
- a CDS encoding iron ABC transporter permease, whose product MLLRSVPLKTSMLGLGATLVFVALFSITVGPMNISLADSAASLLQPNNDLAPHINLVIQEIRLPRTILCMLIGAILALCGAVMQGLFRNPLAEPGIIGVSAGAALGAALAIVLFSELSLQYPAFMNFAAVPVFAFLGGALTTLLVYKLGTGKFGTSVTIMLLAGVAISALSGAGIGFLNFIADDQMLRDLSLWSMGSLAGAKWSGILLAAVTLVALFIVFYRQAMSLNALLLGESEAQHLGIPVQKLKRKLILLTAAGVGITVSLSGMIGFIGLVIPHLGRMLAGPDHRVLLPLSAVLGALLLTAADMFSRVVLAPAELPVGIVTAIIGAPFFLYLLFQQKGRIL is encoded by the coding sequence ATGTTGCTACGATCCGTCCCACTTAAAACATCGATGTTAGGCCTAGGTGCTACCCTAGTCTTCGTTGCACTGTTCTCCATTACAGTTGGGCCAATGAACATTAGTTTAGCTGACAGCGCAGCTAGCCTTCTCCAACCCAACAATGACTTAGCTCCACACATCAATTTGGTGATTCAAGAGATCCGCTTGCCTAGAACGATATTGTGTATGCTAATCGGCGCTATTCTTGCATTATGTGGTGCGGTAATGCAGGGGCTGTTTCGAAACCCGCTTGCCGAACCTGGCATCATAGGTGTATCTGCAGGAGCAGCATTAGGTGCGGCGTTGGCCATTGTTCTTTTCTCGGAACTTTCACTGCAATACCCTGCCTTCATGAATTTTGCAGCCGTTCCTGTATTCGCCTTTTTGGGCGGGGCCTTAACCACACTGTTGGTTTATAAGCTAGGCACGGGGAAATTCGGCACCTCGGTGACCATCATGTTATTAGCGGGTGTCGCGATTAGCGCACTATCAGGCGCAGGTATTGGCTTCTTGAACTTCATTGCTGATGACCAAATGCTGCGTGATCTTTCACTGTGGTCGATGGGATCGTTAGCTGGTGCGAAGTGGTCAGGCATTTTGCTTGCTGCTGTCACTCTCGTCGCGCTATTTATTGTTTTCTACCGTCAAGCGATGTCACTGAATGCGCTTCTACTTGGTGAGTCAGAAGCGCAGCATCTGGGTATTCCAGTACAAAAGCTCAAGCGAAAACTCATTCTACTGACAGCCGCAGGTGTCGGAATCACGGTTAGTTTGTCTGGCATGATTGGCTTCATCGGGCTTGTTATTCCTCATCTTGGCCGTATGTTGGCAGGCCCAGATCACCGAGTTCTATTGCCACTATCTGCAGTACTAGGTGCACTACTACTAACGGCTGCTGACATGTTCTCACGTGTGGTACTTGCACCGGCAGAGCTTCCAGTGGGCATTGTCACCGCAATTATCGGCGCTCCCTTCTTCTTGTATCTACTATTTCAACAGAAAGGGAGAATCCTTTAA
- a CDS encoding hemin ABC transporter substrate-binding protein: MKDLKMLNKLKNNKHLLAIAAMSLALTAPIANADDVDQPRIISAGSAVTELILALGAEEQLIAIDVTSHLPQSKKLPKIGYHRNLSAEGLIALQPTTLIGSDEMGPDNALSQLKSVGIDVEIVNTEANVEGLLKRIDQIAKITHTEANSEKVKAEVNQKIEALQANQVPSNEAKKVLFLLLHEGRPANVAGGETSPNAIIELAGGVNPAAQSLTSYKPLSMESLVEMQPDVILVSGRSYQKMGGADAILKSLPMLAATPAGMNKQIITVKGSALVGGLGLESLSEAKRINALIYPL; encoded by the coding sequence ATGAAAGACTTAAAAATGCTCAACAAATTAAAGAATAACAAACATTTACTCGCAATCGCTGCGATGAGCCTAGCATTGACAGCACCTATCGCCAATGCTGACGACGTTGATCAGCCTCGAATCATTAGTGCTGGCAGCGCGGTTACTGAATTGATTCTAGCTCTGGGTGCTGAAGAACAGTTAATCGCAATTGATGTGACCAGTCACCTCCCTCAGTCAAAAAAGCTGCCAAAGATTGGTTACCACAGAAACCTTTCTGCAGAAGGCTTGATTGCGTTGCAGCCAACCACACTGATTGGTTCAGATGAAATGGGACCAGACAACGCGCTCTCTCAATTGAAATCTGTTGGTATCGATGTAGAGATCGTCAACACAGAAGCGAACGTTGAAGGGTTATTAAAGCGTATCGACCAAATCGCCAAGATAACGCATACCGAAGCTAACTCAGAGAAGGTCAAAGCTGAAGTAAATCAGAAAATAGAAGCACTACAGGCAAACCAAGTACCAAGCAACGAAGCAAAGAAAGTTTTATTCCTGTTGCTGCATGAAGGTCGTCCTGCGAACGTTGCTGGCGGTGAAACATCACCAAACGCGATCATTGAACTGGCTGGCGGTGTTAACCCTGCGGCTCAAAGTCTGACCTCTTACAAGCCCCTATCAATGGAATCACTCGTTGAGATGCAACCTGATGTCATCTTAGTGAGCGGCCGTAGCTACCAGAAAATGGGCGGCGCTGATGCCATCCTAAAATCGTTACCTATGTTAGCGGCAACGCCAGCAGGCATGAACAAACAAATAATTACCGTAAAGGGCAGCGCTTTAGTTGGAGGACTTGGTCTTGAAAGCCTTTCAGAAGCGAAGCGAATAAACGCACTTATCTACCCACTATAA
- a CDS encoding biopolymer transporter ExbD gives MIKTPHSSQTQSLVPDLTPLLDIIFIVMVFLLLTASVKLESLEVELPSSDIKNVSEVHKDSISVNILDHEPYWAINGQEYIDWENFKIALLEETGTSDKKPIIIGADKAANVENLVKLLSFLQENGIPATQLLTEDG, from the coding sequence ATGATTAAAACGCCCCACTCATCTCAAACACAAAGCTTAGTTCCGGATTTAACACCATTACTGGACATTATATTTATCGTGATGGTTTTCCTTCTGCTGACAGCATCAGTGAAGTTGGAGTCATTAGAAGTGGAGCTTCCGAGTTCTGATATTAAAAACGTTTCTGAAGTTCATAAAGATTCGATTAGCGTCAATATCTTAGATCACGAACCTTACTGGGCGATCAACGGCCAAGAGTACATTGACTGGGAAAACTTCAAGATCGCACTGTTAGAAGAAACAGGCACATCGGATAAGAAGCCGATCATCATTGGCGCCGATAAAGCAGCCAACGTGGAAAACTTAGTGAAATTGCTGTCGTTCCTACAAGAAAACGGCATTCCAGCGACCCAATTACTCACTGAAGACGGTTAG
- a CDS encoding MotA/TolQ/ExbB proton channel family protein, protein MQQISYLQDQLGLMTWPLLICSALTAMIIAERIFQVMLSIGVGKRAIRHELNQISPTNSKEIEALAQSISGKRPLLYKGVSMLLAHHSFSKGLREDAAGIWLQEKRHQLHAGLRLLGLIGVISPLIGLLGTVLGLIEMFKGVAATTGSITPNDLADGLGLAMRTTAAGLMIALPAISGSQLLGLWADRVLAQLEHTLNYVNVWLEGMSIQTNQSGNTQGTPVSKASIGDVSQA, encoded by the coding sequence ATGCAACAAATCAGTTACTTACAAGATCAACTTGGGCTAATGACATGGCCTCTTCTTATCTGTTCAGCATTAACAGCAATGATCATCGCAGAGCGTATCTTCCAAGTCATGCTAAGCATTGGGGTTGGCAAACGCGCTATTCGTCATGAGCTCAACCAGATTTCACCAACCAATAGCAAAGAAATCGAAGCATTAGCACAATCTATTTCCGGTAAACGACCGCTGCTTTACAAGGGCGTGTCGATGCTACTTGCACACCACTCTTTCTCAAAAGGTTTACGTGAAGATGCAGCAGGGATTTGGTTACAAGAGAAACGCCACCAGCTTCATGCAGGTTTAAGACTGCTTGGCTTGATCGGCGTCATCAGCCCGCTAATTGGCCTGCTTGGCACAGTACTTGGGCTTATTGAGATGTTTAAAGGCGTTGCCGCTACAACAGGCAGCATCACGCCTAATGATTTGGCAGACGGTCTTGGATTAGCAATGAGAACCACTGCTGCGGGTTTGATGATTGCGCTTCCTGCTATTTCAGGATCTCAACTACTCGGGTTATGGGCCGATCGAGTGCTAGCTCAGTTAGAACACACTCTGAATTATGTGAATGTTTGGCTAGAAGGCATGTCAATTCAAACCAATCAGTCTGGCAACACTCAAGGGACTCCTGTAAGTAAAGCCTCTATCGGTGATGTGAGCCAAGCATGA
- a CDS encoding energy transducer TonB: protein MNVPRYVIAGGASLVIHAAMLFVAQESKVFAMPAGSQSNTVSINFTPKSVPSQAQQKTVTQPVEPEPIKEMVSHPEPKPVEPKAVEPKQAKPAPKKKAITNKPQPKKVEKKVVEKTVEKKPIQKKPVTQPKKLADKKVDKNMDESANQPRQVNQGVSNQEPVLVTRPSFSARPTPPSYPRQARRRGVEGVATYEVWLDAEGKQIKQALVNSSGALMLDNAALKAIKKWKFSPHTVNGRAIAHRVQIPVRFKLD, encoded by the coding sequence GTGAACGTACCTAGATATGTTATTGCAGGCGGTGCATCGTTAGTGATTCATGCGGCGATGTTATTTGTCGCTCAAGAATCCAAAGTATTTGCAATGCCTGCAGGTAGCCAATCGAACACGGTATCGATCAACTTCACTCCAAAGAGCGTTCCCTCACAAGCTCAGCAAAAAACCGTTACACAGCCAGTTGAGCCTGAGCCAATCAAGGAAATGGTCTCACACCCAGAACCTAAACCTGTCGAACCGAAAGCAGTGGAGCCAAAGCAAGCCAAACCTGCACCAAAGAAAAAAGCGATCACCAATAAGCCTCAGCCCAAGAAAGTAGAGAAAAAGGTTGTGGAGAAGACAGTCGAGAAAAAGCCGATTCAAAAAAAACCGGTGACTCAACCAAAAAAACTGGCCGACAAGAAAGTCGATAAAAATATGGACGAGTCCGCCAACCAACCTAGACAAGTTAACCAAGGCGTGTCTAACCAAGAGCCGGTGTTAGTCACTAGGCCCTCTTTTTCAGCTCGTCCAACACCACCAAGCTACCCACGCCAAGCAAGGCGCCGAGGCGTTGAAGGTGTCGCAACTTATGAGGTCTGGTTAGATGCTGAAGGAAAACAAATTAAACAGGCATTAGTCAACTCATCAGGTGCACTAATGCTCGACAACGCTGCATTGAAAGCCATTAAGAAATGGAAGTTCTCACCTCATACTGTAAATGGTCGAGCCATTGCTCACCGTGTACAAATACCTGTTCGTTTTAAGTTGGATTAA
- the hutW gene encoding heme anaerobic degradation radical SAM methyltransferase ChuW/HutW, with translation MSVDIYKFDESILGVSSPDPLRFAFAKKQSAHAGGSSIPVDPRKKLEIFDELMLSEGKKQDKRCLYIHIPFCRVRCTFCNFFQNAASRKLVDEYFDSLMVELKQKAKTSWAQSGLFHAVYIGGGTPTDLSPLQVEQLGKAIRQYFPLANDVEMTLEGRINRFGDQMFDSALEGGFNRFSFGIQSFNTQVRRSAKRLDDREVVLERISSLSRTEQAPIVLDLLYGLPHQSMEVFQQDLEDYMSTGAHGIDLYQLIVSGNAPMLNLVEKGKIPPPANTPDKASMYSAGVEFMAKHKVKQLSVNHWTRDNRERSIYNSLAKTYAEVLPIGCGAGGNIGGHGVMQHRTLDRYMESIKQGQLPIAMMTKQSSLEPTFSSLKAGFDAGVVRRSTLPSFMGQDTFDYLKPLFSHWEKNGLVELSEDYLSLTIAGSFWSVSLAQSVIQVLNAEYQAMYPVPNVPGSGVHPHASLKHA, from the coding sequence ATGAGCGTTGATATCTATAAGTTTGACGAATCAATTCTGGGCGTTTCTAGCCCAGACCCACTTCGTTTTGCATTTGCCAAAAAGCAATCTGCACATGCTGGGGGAAGCTCAATCCCGGTCGACCCGCGCAAGAAATTGGAAATCTTTGATGAGTTGATGCTGAGTGAAGGAAAGAAACAGGATAAACGTTGTTTGTATATCCATATTCCTTTTTGTCGCGTGCGTTGTACCTTCTGCAATTTCTTCCAAAATGCCGCAAGCCGTAAATTAGTGGATGAGTATTTTGATTCACTGATGGTTGAGCTAAAGCAAAAAGCTAAAACCTCTTGGGCTCAGTCTGGACTATTTCACGCCGTCTATATTGGTGGTGGAACACCCACCGATTTATCACCTCTACAAGTTGAGCAGTTAGGCAAGGCTATTCGTCAATACTTCCCATTAGCCAATGATGTTGAAATGACCTTAGAAGGGCGCATCAATCGATTTGGCGACCAGATGTTTGATAGTGCTCTGGAAGGTGGTTTCAATCGCTTCTCATTCGGTATTCAAAGTTTCAATACTCAAGTTCGGCGCAGTGCTAAGCGCTTGGATGACCGAGAAGTTGTGTTGGAACGTATCAGTTCACTAAGTCGTACTGAACAAGCACCTATCGTTCTTGATCTGCTATACGGGTTGCCACATCAGTCTATGGAAGTGTTTCAACAAGATTTAGAAGACTACATGTCGACTGGCGCACACGGTATTGACCTATACCAACTGATTGTTTCAGGCAACGCGCCTATGCTTAATCTTGTTGAGAAAGGAAAAATCCCACCACCGGCTAATACGCCAGATAAGGCGAGTATGTACTCGGCGGGCGTTGAGTTCATGGCAAAGCACAAGGTTAAGCAACTGAGCGTGAATCATTGGACTCGTGATAACCGCGAACGCAGCATTTACAACAGCTTAGCGAAAACTTATGCCGAAGTTCTACCAATCGGTTGTGGCGCTGGTGGCAACATCGGTGGTCATGGTGTGATGCAACATCGAACTTTAGACCGCTACATGGAGTCTATAAAGCAAGGTCAATTGCCAATAGCCATGATGACCAAGCAAAGCTCATTAGAGCCAACTTTCTCTTCATTGAAGGCTGGTTTTGATGCTGGCGTTGTTAGAAGAAGTACGTTGCCGAGTTTTATGGGGCAAGACACATTCGATTACCTGAAGCCTTTGTTCTCGCATTGGGAAAAGAATGGTCTAGTTGAGCTTTCAGAAGATTATTTGAGCCTCACTATTGCTGGCAGCTTCTGGTCTGTAAGTCTCGCTCAGAGTGTGATTCAAGTGCTTAACGCTGAATATCAGGCTATGTACCCAGTTCCAAATGTGCCTGGTTCGGGTGTTCACCCACACGCAAGTTTGAAACACGCTTAG
- the hutX gene encoding heme utilization cystosolic carrier protein HutX, with product MTDTTLEMTETLEQRVARILEEEPKLLPIAIAEKLGVSEVEVVAAFPCDMAVMLDGGRAQEILEGLVGWGPVTTIMHSFGSIFEVKAPFPKGKVARGYYNLMGKEGELHGHLKLDNIKHIGLVSKAFMGRESHYFGFFSETGENIFKIYLGRNEKRELIADQVERFKSLKERA from the coding sequence ATGACAGATACAACATTAGAAATGACAGAAACTCTAGAACAACGTGTTGCTCGCATTCTAGAAGAAGAACCAAAACTGCTTCCTATAGCTATTGCCGAAAAGCTCGGTGTGTCAGAAGTTGAAGTAGTGGCTGCTTTTCCATGTGATATGGCGGTAATGTTAGATGGCGGCCGTGCTCAGGAGATTCTTGAAGGTTTAGTTGGTTGGGGGCCTGTGACCACAATAATGCATTCATTTGGCTCCATCTTCGAAGTCAAGGCGCCGTTCCCTAAAGGCAAAGTAGCGCGTGGTTACTATAACCTCATGGGTAAAGAAGGCGAACTTCATGGCCACTTAAAACTGGATAACATCAAACATATCGGCTTGGTGAGCAAAGCGTTCATGGGGCGTGAAAGTCATTACTTTGGCTTCTTCAGTGAAACGGGCGAGAACATTTTTAAGATCTACCTAGGTCGCAATGAAAAGCGTGAGCTTATTGCCGACCAAGTTGAACGCTTCAAATCACTAAAAGAACGAGCTTAA